In Deinococcus irradiatisoli, the genomic stretch TCGGTCAATCCCAACAAGGAGCTGCACGTCGGGCACGTCCGCAACGTGGTGCTGGGAGACAGCATGGGCCGCATCTTCCGCGCCGCCGGGCACGAGGTCGAGATTCAGAACTACATCGACGACACCGGGCGTCAGGCCGCCGAGAGCTTGTACGCCCAGGCCCATTACCGCCGCAAGTGGGACGGCAAGCAGAAGTACGACCACTTCATGGGCGAGGGCTACGTGCGCCTCAACGCCGACCCCGATAAACCGGAACTCGAAAACGGCATTCGCCAGATCATCCACCGCCTGGAAACCGGCGAACTTCGCGGCGAGATCGAGCAGATCGTCAAGGCGCACCTCCAGACCTGTTTCCGGCTCGGCGCGCGCTACGACCTGCTCAACTGGGAATCCGACGTGGTGGGCAGCGGTTTTCTGGATCAGGCCATGAATATCCTGCAGCAGAGCCCCTACACCGCCCGCCCCAGCGAGGGGAAATTCTCCGGCGCCCTGGTGATGGACGTGTCGCACTTCATGCCGGGCCTGGAAGAAAGCAACGTGGTCCTGATGCGCTCCGACGGCACGGCGATGTACGCGGCCAAGGACATCGGCTACCAGTTCTGGAAGTTCGGCCTGTTCGAGGGCATGAAGTTCAAACCCTTCATGACCGACCCCGAAGGCCGGATGATCTGGACCTCGGCCCCCGACGGCGACCCGGAGCTGGCCCGGCGCTTCGGGCACGCCGCCGAGGTCATCAACGTGATCGACTCGCGCCAGGAGCATCCCCAGAACATCGTCAAGGCCAGCCTGGGGGTCGCGGGGCACCCCGAGCAGGAACGGCGCAGCATCCACCTCTCCTACGCCTTCGTGACCTTCGAGGGCCAGACCATCTCGGGCCGCCGGGGCATCGGGGTCAGTGCCGACGCGGTGCTCGACGAGGCCGAGCAGCTCGTCACCGAGCTGATGCAAAACCTCAAGCCCGACGTGATCGGCACCCCCGAGGGCGCCGAGATCGTGCGCCGCATCGCGGTGGGCGCCATCCGCTTCGCCATGCTCAAGGCCGAGCCGACCCGCCAGATCGATTTCCGTTGGGACCAGGCGCTGGCCCTCCAGGGCGACACCGCGCCATACGTGCAGTACGCGGCGGTGCGGGCCGGCAACATCCTCAAGAAAGCCCAGGCCGAGGGCTACGCCGTGGACGGCACTGGTGCCGACTGGAGCATGATCACCGATCTCGATCTGACGCTCGCCAAGACGGTGGCCCGCTTTCCCGAAGTCGTGGCCGCCTCGGTGCGGGTCCACAGCCCACATGTGGTGGCCCAGTACGCCCTCGATCTGGCCGCCGCCTTCAACGGCTGGTACAACGCCAAGACCAAGGAAGGCCGGCCCGCCACCAACGTGCTGGCAAGCGAGCCGGGTTTGCGCGAAGCGCGCCTGGCCTTGGTGGGGCGCCTGCAGCGGGCCTTCGTCCAGACGCTCGACCTGATCGGCATCGAGGTGCCCAGCGCCATGTGAGTCTGAGTCCTGATCGGCGTCCCAGCGTCACCGCGCTTCTTCTCAGCGGCTGATGGGGACGTCGCGGTATTCCAGATCGCCGCTGTCGAAGTGAAAGTCCAGCTTCTTGATGACGTGCGCTTCAGACGAAACATAGAAGTAGACCGCTCCACGAACGCTCAGTCCCTGAATAATGAACAGGCTGGCCAGGAAAGGACCTTGCTGCTCTTTGAGCTGGACCGAAACCGCCGGCTGGGCGTTGGCGAGATCATCGAAGACCCTGGTCAGACTGCCGGAATATAAAGTGATGGTCTGATCGGTCTTCCCGGTATTTGTCAAGGTGAAGTTGCATTTGAGTTCAACGGCGTTGTCTGGCGTGAATTGCTCGCCCTGGAAGAGTTCACCGGAAGCTCTGGGACGGCCCTGGCATCCCTGCAGGGTGAACTCGAACCCTCCCGGCAGGCGAAGGGTCTGAAAGGTGCCTTGAGGCGCTGGCGGAGTGGGAACAGCCGGGGCAGGCGCCGGAGCGGCGGGCTGGATAGGCGGAGGCGGGAGCCGCCCCGCCGCATTGGCCTGGGCCGCTGTGAGCGAGCACCATTCGAGCGAAGTGTCGTCGGCATTGCCGTAGACATTTCCCAGCAGCCGCAGGTCACCTCGCTCCGCCAGAAAGAAGTCGTCGGTGGAATCGTCGTCGGCCTGGTGGTCGAGGGCCGTCACGGTATAACCGCTGGCCCTAAAGGCCGCCGTGACCGCAGCCAGTGCGCCGGCCTGCGCACTTCCCTGGTAGTTGTAGCGGGCACTGTCGAAGTCGAAGAGTTCTACCTGATTGCACTTTCCCCCCAGCTTTAAGCGCTGGGCCGCGTCATTGAGGAAAGCGGTTTCGCTGCTGACGCTGGTGGGGTCAGTGTCGGCAATATAAGCGTTGCCCAGATCAAGGCCCGTCAGGCTGGGCGCCGCCGCGCCGAGGGAAGCCGAGCAAAGAGCGAAGCAGAGGGTCAGGGAGAGGTGGCGCCGTCTCATAAAAAACCTCCTGTGCCGACTTCCGAGATTCCGGTGCTGGCTGGCCCTTTGAGCAGGTCAAGGGCGAAGTTGGATTTTCTGGTCAAGCGGAGATCTTATTATTGTGCCATATCGCCCAGGCGCCGTTGATCACCTTTGCTGGGCGCTTACTTTGCTTCTACCCCAGCGGTAGAAAGTGGTGTCGCGCTGGGTACGGGCCTGACGGGAATCTGTGAACCGCTGGCGGCTGAGCGGGCTTGAAGGTTTTCGACAAAGGCCACCACCTGGGCCGCCACCTGATCGTTCAGGTGCGAGCCCCCTAGGTGCGGGCCGGTGGTGTGGACCAGTGAGCTGCCCAGGCCCGCCGCCTTGGCGTAGAGGGCCAGCCCGTTATGGGTGAAGTTCACGGTGGCGTCCTGCATGCTGCCGAACACCAATAGCGGCAACTTGAACTTGGCCGGCAGCGAGGCCAGCGGGTCTTCGTATGTGGCGGGCGGCCGCCCGGCCAGGGCGTAGGCGGCACTGAGTTCCGACTGGCGCGAAGTGCCGCTGCGCCAGGCGTCGCTGAGGCTGACGCGCCCGTCGATTAGGATCAGGCCGTGAACGTCGAACACCGCGTCTACGGCGGCCCGCAGCGCCGCCATGCCGCCCATCGAGACGCCCAGCGCGTAGGTGCGGCCCGAGAACTTGAATTTGCTGCGCGACAGGGTAAAGTCGCGGGTCAGCTGCCACAGCGCTTCGGGGCCGCCCCAGCCGTCGGGACCGCCCTCGGCCGAGAGCAGCAGCGGCAGGTTGGCTTCGAGCAACCGGCGCAAAAACGGCTGAAAGCTGGGGCTGTCGATGAGTTCCTGCGGCGTGCGCCCGCGCGAATGCGACACGGTCAGCAGCGGGCAGCGCTGCGTTTTGCAGGCGGACGGCACCAGCAGCAGGCCGCCGCCCGGCAGGCGGTAGGCCCGCTGGGCGGGAAAAGCGCCGAGCGTCACCGGCTCGACGCGCTGCTCGGCCGCCGGCAGGTCCGAAGTGGGCGGCAGGCTTAGCGAGGAAGCGCCCACGAACGGCGCGGCGAGCAGCGCAGCAGAAAAGAGGCCAGACATCAGCGAGCGAACACCCATCGCGCTTAGTCTAGCGGCTCAGCGGCCGAACAGCAGGCTGTTGACCCGCAGCCAGACCGCCAGCCGCGCTGCGGCGAAGGGCAGCGCCAACGCCAGCGTCACCATCAGGACGAACATCGGCAGCGCCGGCGCCGCGCCCAGCCCCTCGACGCCCTGGCTGGGCGAGAGGTGTTCCAGGCCCTCGAGGACCGCCGGGTGAATCAGGTAGATCTGCAGCGACACGCTGCCGAGGACCGCCACCCAGCGCCCCCAGCCGCGCCGCCACAAGCTGTAGCCGACCCCCAGCACCGTCACGGTCATCGGGGTGGTGTACAGCCAGCTCGACAAGCTGTAGAGCCAGGGGTTGAGCTGGTCGCCGTTGCCGTTGAGAAACATCAGGGCCATCGGCAGGTGCACGCTCAGGGCCAGGGCGGTCAGGAGCAGGACCTTGCTGCGCCGGCGCTTCCACCAGTCCTCGAACTCGCTCCAGCGGGCGCCGACGGCCACGCCCATGATCACCGCCGCGACGTACCACAGCACGTTCGACGCCGGATACGTCAGGTGCAGGTAGGCCTTGTTGAGCCAGTAGACGCCGACCTGCACCGCCAGCCCCAAACCCAGCGCCGCCGAAAGGCGCAGGCGGCGCCGGGCCAGGGGCAGCAGGAAGGGCAGCAGCAGGTAGGTTTGCAGCGCCACCAGCAGAAAGTACAGGTGGAAGTTACCCTTGCCGTAGGCCAGCCACAGCAGCCACTTGTCGGGCCGCAGCAGGTCGTTCCAGGGCCGGTCACCCAGCCAGGCGCTCCACGCCACGTACAGCAGGGTCCACAGCAGGTAAGGCCAGGCGCCACGCACCACCCGCCGCCAGACGTAGCGCCCGAAATCCGGCCGGGCCAGCAGGCTGCGGGTCAGCACCGCTGCCGACAGAAACAGAAAGCCGGGCACCGCGAAATGCAGCACCCGGTTGAGCACGTTCAGGAAGATCAGCACGGCCGAGCCGTCTTCGGCGTAGCGGCGGGCCGCACCGGACGAGTGGTGCAGCACCACTTCCAGAATCGCCAGCCCCCGGAAGTAGTCCACCGGGGTGAGCGCTGCCCTGGCCTGGCGCTCGGACTGTTCGGCGGGCAGGGCCGGTGCGGGAGCGGGTGCCAACATCATCAACGCGGTATTGTGCCACGGCCGCGCCGCCAAACCGCCGCCGCCGCCCACCTTCTGAGCGCTGCGTGAGAGCACTCAGAAGGTGGGCGGCCTGCTGACTTCAGCTCACCACTTCGCCGAGGCGCTCGATCTTCTCCAGGTAGGCGGTGCCGCCCTCGACCTCGGCGCGGAAGCCCGCCGCCTGCCCGAACACCAGCGTCTCGGCCAGTGTCTCCGACATCAGGTAGTCCTGCCAGACTTCGGCCGCCTCGCGGGCGTCGCCGCCGAGGTCAAGGTGCAGGGTAATGCGGTCGGAGACCTCGAAGCCGGCTTTCTTGCGGGCGTCCTGCACCCCGCGCACCAGATCGCGGGCCAGCCCTTCGAGTTCCAGGTCGCGGGTGAGCTGGGTGTCGAAGGCCACCAGGTACCCGGCTTCCTCCATGGCCGCGAAGCCCTCCGGCGATTTGGCGTCCACCAGCACCTCGTCGGGACCGAGCTCGAATCGCTCGCCGGTGGGTAGGGTCACCTCGAACTGCTTGCCGTCGCGCACGGCGCGGGCGACCTCGGAAGCGTCGGCGGCTTGCAGCGCGGCGCGCACCTGCGGCACGGCCTTGCCGAACTTCTTGCCCAGCAGCGGCAGGTTGGGGCGCAGCTGGTAGCTGACCAGCTCGGCGTACTGGTCGAGCAGCTCGACTTCCTTGACGTTGAGTTCTTCCTCGATCTGCTCCTTGAAGCGGCCCAGCGCCTGGGTCATCTCGCTGCTGCGGGCGCGCAGCATCACGCGCGGCAGCGGCTGGCGCTGGCGCAGGCCGGTCTGCCCGCGCACCGCCCGCCCCAGCCCGACCACCCGCAGCACCGCGTCCATTTCGCCTACCAGCGCGGGCGCGCTGAGCGCTTCGTCCACCACCGGCCAGCTCGCGAGGTGCACGCTCTCCGGGGCCGAGCTGTCCACCCGGCGCACTAGGTTCTGATACAGCGTCTCGGCCAGGAACGGGGTGAACGGCGCGGTGAGCAGCGTGACGGTCTTGAGGGCCGCGTGCAGGGTGGCGTAGGCGCTCAGGTCCACCGCGCCGTCCTTGCTGTAAAAGCGCCGGCGGTTGCGCCGCACGTACCAGTTGCTGAGGTCCTCGGTGACGAAGTCCTGCAGTGCCCGGCTCGATCCGGTGGGATCGTAGTCTTCCAGGCGTTCGGTGACGGTCTGAATCAGGGTCTGCAGCTTGGCCATCAGCCAGCGGTCGACTTCCGGGCGCTCGCTGACCGGCGGTGCGGCGCCGAGGTCGGGGTTGTCGAGGTTGGCGTACAGCACGAAGAAGCTGTAGGTGTTCCACAGGGTTAGGAAGTAGCTGCGGAACGACTCGCCCACCAGGTTCATGCCGAAGCGGCGGCTGAGTTCCGGGGGGGCGCTGACGTACATATACCAGCGGGCCGCGTCGGCGCCGTACTGCCCGAACACCTCCCAGGGACTGACG encodes the following:
- a CDS encoding alpha/beta hydrolase family protein, translating into MGVRSLMSGLFSAALLAAPFVGASSLSLPPTSDLPAAEQRVEPVTLGAFPAQRAYRLPGGGLLLVPSACKTQRCPLLTVSHSRGRTPQELIDSPSFQPFLRRLLEANLPLLLSAEGGPDGWGGPEALWQLTRDFTLSRSKFKFSGRTYALGVSMGGMAALRAAVDAVFDVHGLILIDGRVSLSDAWRSGTSRQSELSAAYALAGRPPATYEDPLASLPAKFKLPLLVFGSMQDATVNFTHNGLALYAKAAGLGSSLVHTTGPHLGGSHLNDQVAAQVVAFVENLQARSAASGSQIPVRPVPSATPLSTAGVEAK
- a CDS encoding arginine--tRNA ligase; the encoded protein is MDLKAQLRAAVEQAAHVLLQPQGGATFEVAIQETPPNKPGDYGTPAAFQLAKLLGRNPAQVAAELAGAVALPAGIARAETAGPFLNFFVDAGAFVQAVVTDPATPQQGSGKVVIEHTSVNPNKELHVGHVRNVVLGDSMGRIFRAAGHEVEIQNYIDDTGRQAAESLYAQAHYRRKWDGKQKYDHFMGEGYVRLNADPDKPELENGIRQIIHRLETGELRGEIEQIVKAHLQTCFRLGARYDLLNWESDVVGSGFLDQAMNILQQSPYTARPSEGKFSGALVMDVSHFMPGLEESNVVLMRSDGTAMYAAKDIGYQFWKFGLFEGMKFKPFMTDPEGRMIWTSAPDGDPELARRFGHAAEVINVIDSRQEHPQNIVKASLGVAGHPEQERRSIHLSYAFVTFEGQTISGRRGIGVSADAVLDEAEQLVTELMQNLKPDVIGTPEGAEIVRRIAVGAIRFAMLKAEPTRQIDFRWDQALALQGDTAPYVQYAAVRAGNILKKAQAEGYAVDGTGADWSMITDLDLTLAKTVARFPEVVAASVRVHSPHVVAQYALDLAAAFNGWYNAKTKEGRPATNVLASEPGLREARLALVGRLQRAFVQTLDLIGIEVPSAM
- a CDS encoding acyltransferase, with protein sequence MMLAPAPAPALPAEQSERQARAALTPVDYFRGLAILEVVLHHSSGAARRYAEDGSAVLIFLNVLNRVLHFAVPGFLFLSAAVLTRSLLARPDFGRYVWRRVVRGAWPYLLWTLLYVAWSAWLGDRPWNDLLRPDKWLLWLAYGKGNFHLYFLLVALQTYLLLPFLLPLARRRLRLSAALGLGLAVQVGVYWLNKAYLHLTYPASNVLWYVAAVIMGVAVGARWSEFEDWWKRRRSKVLLLTALALSVHLPMALMFLNGNGDQLNPWLYSLSSWLYTTPMTVTVLGVGYSLWRRGWGRWVAVLGSVSLQIYLIHPAVLEGLEHLSPSQGVEGLGAAPALPMFVLMVTLALALPFAAARLAVWLRVNSLLFGR